Within Harpia harpyja isolate bHarHar1 chromosome 4, bHarHar1 primary haplotype, whole genome shotgun sequence, the genomic segment GATCAGAGATGGGTCTATTCTTCAGAGTGCTAAAACCTAAAGTTTCCCTCTAATTTCAGAGACATTATGGTTAACCatcatctttaaagaaaaatcagttccCACAGAATTAGATACATATATGAGAAAGCAATGAAACACTAAGAAGCTGTGTAATAGTTTTCCTTAAGAACTACATGGGGACAGAgcaattcatagaatcatagaatcatttaggttggaaaagacccttaagatcatcgagtccaaccatcaaccatgcccactaaaccatgttctggactgCCTTGTCTATgaactttttgaatacctccagggatgctgactcaaccacttccctgggcagcctgttccaatggctgacaaccctctcagtaaagaaatttttcctaatatccaacctaaacctcccctggtgcaactcgaggacatttcctctcgtcctatctccagccccctgacagaagagaccagcacccacctcaccacaaaccccttcaggcagttgtagagagcgataaggtctcccctcagcctcctcttctccagactaaacagccccagttccctcagctgctcctcatcagacttgtgctccaggcccctcaccagcttggttgcccttctctggacacgctccagcacctccatgtctgtcttgtagtgaggggcccaaaactgaacacaggactcgaggtgcggcctcaccagtgcccagtacaggggacgatcactccctgctcctgctggccgcaccatttctgatacaggccaggatgccgttggccgccttggccacctgggcacactgctggctcacatccagccggctgtcgaccagcacccccaggtctttctctgccgggcagctttccagccactcttccccaagcctgtagcgttacatggggttgttgtgacccaagtgcaggacctggcactcggcctcgttgaacctcatacaattggcctcggcccatcaatccagcctgtccagatctctctgtagagccttcctaccctccagcagatcaacactccctcccaacctggtgtcatctgcaaacttgctgagggtgcactccatcccctcatccagatagttgataaagatattaaacagaactggccccaatactgagccctggagaacaccacttgtgacccaccaacaactggatttaactctattcaccacaatcctctgggctcgtccatccagccagttttttacccagcgaagagtacactttcATTATTAGCTCAAAACAAATAACAACAAGTTACCAAACTGACGTCTTGCCACTCATCCACTGCATCTTTACCATCATCTTCTCTTTCAACGTTCTGATCGTTTGCCAACTGCACTTCATCAGACTCCTTCAGCAAGTCCTGTGTGACAACcgcatgtctgtctgtctccacTTCTGGAAGTGCTGTTTCATCACCCAGTTTTTCATCATATTTAGTAGGAAACTCAGCCTCATTACTGATTTCAGTATCCACTTCAATAAAGCTTCctattaaaggaaaacaaagatttcaaCTTCCTGCTacttgtttaaaaagaagcatttgtatgcatttttaacttcagcagtttttttttttcctatatgcaGTAAATAGATATAAGCCTTGTGAAATTACAGAAACCAAGTGGTTGACCATTAACACACCAGTTAAGTTCAATGTATGCAACAGCATGCTTTCCTGACTCTCCGTATTGTATACTCAGGTTTCAATGATAAAACATAACACCAAGGGGAAATACATAGCTCAGATTTTCTTCCTACCTCCTACATACACAGgaatagatgtattttaaagcattCCTTACTAGGAGAAAAGGTTCACTTTGACTGACTAGAAATACAATAAGGTCgtattttcttatctttttaCACAATTAAAAAGCACATACCATCAGAATCACTGTCTTCAGACTGTGAtatcccttctctttcctcctcaggaCCTTTTGCTTCCAGAAAAGGTCTAATATCCTTTTGTACCTCAGATACATTCTCTTCTGTTTGCGAAATTACCTCCTctatattttcagaaattttcaagttttcctcctttttagAAAGGTCTGTTGTTTCAGCATGAATCAAATCCCCTATACTAGTTTGTACAGGGGAACAGCTTGGCTTCTGTGTGCATAAGTTCATATCCTTATCTCCCAAAGAATTTAAGTCCGTTTTGgaaccattttcttctttctctacatACTCCATGCCTTTTCTCGTATTGTCAATACGAGAATAATTTTCAGCTTTGGATACACTGGTGTCCTTAAGCGTAACATGACTTTTTTCCAACTCCTGACTCTTTTGTTCAAATTCAGCATCTTGCATAATCACTTGGTTTGACAAATGAATTGTAGATgtaggtattttttttccctccttaactTCAAGAATCTGATCTTCCTCATCTGAGCTACTAAGCAGAAAATCCTTCACTTCTGATCTTTCTGGTAGCACTCCATCAGTTCTAACAGTAACAACTTCCTCCCTTCTATCATCGTCACTCAGAACCTGCTGAATTGCCTCTAGTGTTCTTGGAGACACACCGCCGCCTTCTGTTACAGACTGGTCCACATTCCATCGTCCTGTATCTTCATCCCCCAGTTCTTCTTCTGAGCTGCTTTCTACCATAGCTGCCTGGATAGCAAGCAAAGTCCGAGGAGAGGGCGGTGCTGTCACCACACTGTTATCTTTCTCTGTCTGCAACTTGTCAGAAGCAACTAGCTTTGCATTAGCAGGAGATTCATTGACTTTATTTGGTTTAATAAATTCAAGCATTTTTGATGAGGGTCCTGCAGTAGTTTCCACGTCTCTACTTGTAGATTTTTTTGCTTGAATACCTGAAAGAAAGGTTTTTGTTGATTTATGGTTTTTTAGTAAAAAACTGCTTTATACTAACATTCCATTTTACATAATGAACATCATTATATAAAGATTAATAAAACAGTTTTCTACACATTTACAGATCACAGTTAATTATGTGTAACAGTAATGCACATTTCATACAAAGTATTGGCTACATGCACCTGTGAGCAATGTTcagttttttcttaaaactgacaGCTGCAGATTGCACACACCAAACAAGAGGTTTTACAAAATTAAGACCTGACATACCCTTTATTAGGATATAGTGAGAAGTATCTTCAGAGACTACCCTACTAGATTCCACTTCTTTCACAAAACCACCTTCATTTTCATATTGCGTTTGGATTTCACCCGAGTGCTGCTGATTCAAttctttttgtacattttctATGCACCGATTGAGGTTGCTTTTCTTAAGCAAACCCCTAAGCTGGTACTGGGAAAAGTCACTGgactccttaaaaaaaagaaaaacaaaacaaacaaccaagtccatttaaataaaatgccaCTAGCTGCACCTTTTAAGCAAGTTCATTTACCATGCTCTGGAGAGCCTTTTAAGAGTTTCCTTTAAGCAGGTAACATTTGTCTTTTACTGACTGCTGCGCTCCCAAGCAACGGCAACACTAGCCTGGTAACATGCAACAATTCTAAAAGGTCGCATTAAGCAGTTCTGAATGCTGGCTAAACACAATGAGATCTCAATGATGTGACCAACAAAACTTAGCTGGCTAATACAGCTGGTCCCCATCTTAAAAACAATGCAATGATAACAGAATCCACATGTGGATGGTTTTAAGATGACAGTTCTTAGCTTACGCTTGGGCACAAGCTATCATTTGATCCGACAtgtatttgtcctggttttggcggggacagagttaattttctttctagtagctggtacagcgttatgtcttggattcggtatggaagaatgttgataacatgctgaggttttcagttgttgctaagtagtgttcatactaaatcaaggatttttcagcttctgatgcccagccagcaagaaggctggaggggcacaagaagttgggaggggacacagccagggcaggtgacccaaactggccaaaggggtattccataccatgtgacgtcatgcccagtatataaactggggggagctggcctggcgggggattgctgctcgggaactaactgggcatctgtcagcaagtggcaagcaattgcactgtgcatcagttgttttgtacattccaatccttttattattattattgccattttattattgttattcttatcgttattattttcttcctttctgttctattaaactgttcttatctcaacccacgagttctaccttttttttttcccgattctctcccccatcccactgggtgtgggggaagtgagtgagtggctgtgtggtgcttagctgctggctggggtcaaaccacaaCAATATTGTACTTTTAAAATCTAACTGTGCTCTGAAAAGCTGTCATAGAAGTGGCACTGCAGAATTCCCCAACCGTCTCTGAATGGCTTCAGTAACACATCTGCCAAAGCTACAAAAGCCTTTTCCCACCTGCCAGCTCCCCTAGCAACCTGAGAGTTTGGAATCGAAGCTGCGTTCATTCTGCCTGGTTTATCCACGCCAGTAGTATGTTCTTGCAATTGAAATCTTGGGCATAATGCTGATGAGGCATGAGATGGCATGATTTTTTCCATTCTTGCCAAACTGAATTAGTTCTGCTAATTTTAGTGGAAATCAAGAGATAGGACTCTGAATAGACACACAGGAAGGCACTGTTAAGAGTCACTAtctcattggggtttttttcccctccagcataACATCTCTTATTAAATAGACCTGGGGGTTAAGATTTCCAGATGTGATACTCTCACATAGTCTTCATCTGCATTAATGGCAATAGCTCCATTCTGGTGGcttgaaaactattttaagtaTTACCTCTGGCATTGCTTCAAATAATGTTCTTTTTCGCTTTGTAAATTCTTTCATATCAGTCAAGATCTCATGTTTTATTTCTGGAGGCAGCTTGTTGAAATCTTCTGATTCAATATCTATAGAATGAGGATTTTCACATAACTCTTcctataaaaatggaaaacaacataAACACCTATTTTATATTACAGCACAGCAAGAACAATGAAGTATTGAGAGCATTAttccaaacaacaacaaaaaaccgcCACAAAATCTTTGTTGCTACTTCCTATACTGTGaagaaaacaggtaagaaaataaaaaaggtaactACTACCTAATAAAATCAAGTACATAATTATTGAGGTACGCTATACAGAGAAATTTGAGTTTATTCTTTTTACAAAAAGATAGTTAGTATAAATCACAGAAGCAGGTCCTATAGCCTCAGCTAGTCTGATTTTGTCCTTCTAAAGAGGGTCTCCTTCTGAATGTGAACTACTTCAAAGATAAACAGTATTTCCAagagctttttcttccctttttttttttttttttaaactttgatgaAAGCAGAcataattttattattcattatacCTTCTTCTTAGGTTATATATTTCtcttctcctcatcccacaggATCAGCACATCAGAAGGGAATACAGAATTTATCTGTGAAAACTCAAGGACCGAAGTACTTCAACATCAATTCATATTTAGAAAAGCATGGGAATTTTGTTAAATATGCTGTCTTATATGTGCATAAACATGTGcacaaatgcatacattttaCTTATATCTTTACAAAAAACAATTTCTTCTCCACATGTTCAGAGAAagtagtcaaaaaaaaaaaaaaaaaaaaagaaagctaccaTAAGAAATTCCTGTTCTGATGTATTCTCGTGgagaaaattacatttgtattTCCTCATTAGTAGGAATTCATAGAGTACTGAAAATTAACTTGTTTGCTTGATAAGTAATGCTACAGTAAGACCTATACCtccaagcacttttttttttttaacctttttggtTGTCTTTTAAGTATAGCACATGAACGAGAGGATTGTTTGCAGCCACAGGGCAATTAGGATGCACTTACCTGCAACATCTTTTTTTGGCTCATTCTTGCTTCCcattctttttcatcttcctcctccGAGCTAAAaatcacaaagagaaaaaaagatgtatataTTTACCTAGGAAAATAAAGTTCCTATTTTAAGCAAAAGGACATTAGTCATCCCTTCACTAGCAAGTACAAAAATTCACACACAATATCAAactacacatatatatatgcatatacatacatacacatgtacatatacatataaatgcaTATACAAGTCAAAAAGAtctgaacagaaaacaagaaggcAGACTTAAGTCAGTTAAAACTAGATTGAGACAACTTGCTGCTTAAATCATTACCCAATTCTTATTTGGTCATCACAAAGTATATAAAAGCATATATAAGATGTGCAAAGAGTAGTCTAACCAATAGCTCCACATTCCCACTTAGTATTATTTAAGAAGATGTCACAAGTTTGACAAGTACATACAAAGCCTACTTCTGCTGAACACACCCACACTACTGAATGAGGGGATGCAAACCAGAATCAAGCTGCCATACACCAGCTACCCAAGCTTCAACAATCAGTTCCCTGTAGTCGTAGACATGGCCACAGAGATTGAAGTGGCACTTTCATCCTTAAACATGAACACAGTGTGGAAATTTAGTCTGTGGGCTGAAAGCTTCTTCTGTTACTTTCCCATAAATAACTAGAAAGCTTCTGTATCCGGAGCTATAAACCAAGAAACTCTCcaaaaagaaactggaataaaatagaaattaaagaaatatacTTTACATATTATGGACTCTCATGGGTCAAAGGCCTTTCAGCAGTGTCAAAGAATGTGTGTCATACCTTTATCTGAGTTTATTATAGCCATTTAAGCTATTTTTCTTAATTCTACCTACCTGTTCTTCTCTTCATCCTCTAAAGAAGGCAATACATACATATCATCAATTTCTTCTCTTCGAACTTGTGTAATACTGGGCAAAGCTTCATtgcttaaggaaagaaaaaaaaaaacaacaacctaGTGATGAAGAGCTACATAAAAACTTACCTGCCCTTATAAacaaggggaaaataatttttattcttgccTTTTGCCTGTAAGAGCAGTTTTGATAACTTGtctcttcaaaaatgttttcaagagTTTCTCTGTAGTTTTCCTGGAATCACTGATGGCAACTTCCTTTCTTTGCCTTCGCTTAGCCTGTGAAAATAAGATTAACACCATCAGAATTCTGCTGGATGCTGAAGATACATATCCAGTGAATTAATGTTATAATTCTGTATGCTGAGTCTACAAGCAACTCCTAACTCATCCTACATCAATGGGGACACAGCCTTCAGATCCTCTAAATCCCTCTATGTCGGTTTCCTCTGTGGGACTCAGGAATAGTTTTCAGCTTCTGGCTACAAATACTTGCAAGAGGTCTGGTCAGGCCCATTCTGGAGCAAGACCCAGGATTATGCCATTGTCTACCTCTCTGCATTCTGGTTTCTACGCAAATCAAACCCAAATATATCAAAAGGGAACTGCTGCATGCTCCAACAGCTAACTAAGACTGGGATTGCAAAGAACACATGCACAGCAGTGCACGTCAAGCCCTCCAACCTCATGGCTCAGAAGCATAAGCAGAATAAGAGGGAAATTGAAAATGGCTACTTAGTATCAGCAAATGTACATCCTATTTTGCATTGCAATGACTCGGCAAAGATACTTACCAACGTTTGTCTCTTCAGCAGCGGTGCCTCTCCATCAAAAACAAAGACAGGCCGAATTCGAAAAAACAGTAACTTGCAGAGTCGATGAAACAGAGTGAGAAGGTGAGCATTCTGTATGGAATTACCACCATGATCTCTGGCTCCCTTTATTGCTTGGTTCAACCAAATACTGATATCTTAAAGAATggctaagaggaaaaaatgtgctATCTTACACATATACCATATTAATAGTTTCTAAGAAGTGCACATATTTGACTGAGTGGCTTTTGCCCACTGTTTCAGGCTTGGCTTATCAAAGCCAAGGTTATTCAAATGCTTGTGAACTTCAGAGAATAAATTCTTGCCCCTATCTCCCTGGACAAAAAGCAGAGTTAAAACAACTGTGCAGCACATAACACCTTCCcagttatttttacaaataaatgaagGGTAACTTCTTTCCACATCTTTCCAGCATTTAACCAAGTATATATGATAGGGAAGTGGATGCAAAAGTATTTAAACTTTTTCATCTTATAGTTCTACTGAGAGCAGCACATTTATTTACAAAGCACAAAAACCTACAGCCCAACACCTGTGTAAGGAACCTATTAAaagtctcttttttaaaagataaaaaaaaaataaaaagcttagtATTCCACATATTAGAAAGCATAAAATCTACTTATCAAAATGTTGTCatgatttaaaatataaaaacaaaataaaaagctgatCATGTAGAAGTAAGATAAACAGTTAAAACAACCTCCCTCACAAATCTGGTTCCTcagctttacttttaaaggataCCAACAGCAAGAATTTTTCCTTCCAGCGTTTCTGGGTTTATAGGTCTCCCAGCGCATTCAAGCAGTTTCCAAAGTCCTTGAACTCCCATCGTCCTTTCTCAGCTACTCCGAGCAAGAACCTATGAGGAACAAAAGGCGGAATAACCCAAAGATTACACGACCCGCGAAGGCGTTATTACCGCAAACAGAAAtcagggggctggggaagggagggggggccCGCCAGCCGCTCGGGCCGGATCCGGACGATTCCCTCAGCTTTGGGTACGTgacaaacctttaaaaaaaacccggCCAAGCGCAGCGGTACAGCTCTCGGGCAGCCTCCGCTCCCCTCTCTGCGAGGACCGCCACGGCTCCCACACAACCGCCCCTCACGCCGGGGCACCCGCCGAGGCGctccgcggggcggcggcggcgaccggCCCGAGGGAGGGCacggcagggcaggggagaggaaggcaggggaagggaagggaagggaaggaaggccGCCAAGCCGCGGCGGAGCTCGCctgcggcggggcagggggcccGGCCGCCTCAGGCCGAccagccccgctgccgctccgccgCCTCCCCGCCTGCGCCTCCCTcgccctgccccgctgcccgccgggaAGCGCCGTTCGCGGGGCGGAGCCGGGCGCCATGTTGGGCGCGGGTGCCGGCCCGGCCGGCAGGCGCTTCCCCGCGGCGCTGCGGCCCGATCGCCCCTCAGGCGGCCCGGCATCGTCCCCCGGGGTGCTAGCTGCCACGGCGCTGGGGTTCCCACCGCCCTTTCCGATGGACCCCCGCGGCCTGAGCCCCCTCTCCCCGGGGGGGGATCTCCGGGCGGAGGCAGCGCAGCGTCGCGCAGTCGCCTGAGGCGGGCGGGCTCCTGCGAGGCGGGCGGCAGCCACCCGCGGGGAGCTCGCCTGCCCGCAGGAGAGCGAAATACCGAACATCCCgtcccaaaaaggaaaaaaaaaaagaaaaaaaaaaggtccttttttttttttttaccccctaaGCATGATTTTCCCTGCAGCCGGTGCTCGCCCTGATGGCATATTTCCATACagtctgtatggcacgtctaaatattttgatggttttaatattttgtaccagccgtggaaacgggtttgctgctaggtgactgtaaaagtgagatttggtaaataattattagaaattttatactaacactatgattgaaacaatagacaaaagtatagccaagcaattaactagcagaggtagttACTcgtaagttttgcagttctttgctctcatgactagatgttcctgtacgctagatgagaacaatgctgaaactgaccacctgtgattgaaactgcgttaagcttcaagatcaaagaacaaggacaagaataaagacttaaaggacagccagcaagaacttcaaatgggtcggtggtcgcaaaagcagcccttcgactcaaatggatccttcattgcgcatgatcagatgtaggcagtactaagataatcagttgccatcgtttttatgtatacgtatactaatctgattaatatgcaattagttattctatataacctgtttgtgctaaagctgtggcatgcacgctaggtggaactatcccccgtgcatccagcgctgcagtaaagaatgcctgctttctaaaactccaaacgagtcttagagagtttcttcgaccagctttttgGTATCATCCCCGCTCcgctcccaccccatccccagtgCCTCTCACTGCACCCACCTCCCACCCGGGAACGCCGAGGGAAAGCTCCCAGCAGCAGGTCCCCAAGGACGGGCAGCTTCCTTCTGCTAACGGTGGAAGAATCAAATACGCCACGTACTTCACTGATGAAGCGTGACAGTCTCCAACCCCAGAGCAAAATAAAGTACCCGTAAAAACGGACGTCCATCACAACACACCTACTTAAGAATAGCAGCAGGCTACTGTCAGAGAGGAGACTCCCTGTTCCTCAGTGCAACTATCATTATTAAGCAAAATTTGGAGCCGTTTGTATGACTCCTTTAAGCCTGAAGTACCCTAAAGCTCAAGTATTCTAAAAAAATTTGAGGAGTCAGCCCAAATTcagcttgccaaaaaaaaaaaaaagtctgaaaatagttcatctggaaaataaaatttcaaaacctATGGGTTTTGTTCAGTCATCAGCCTGTAGACTATGGGAAATTAAATACTACAAGTTAAGTCACAGTGGCTGCACAGGCTTATGAGCAAAGTGATCCTACCTCCTGGATTACCTCGCTAAGCAGGGGCTGCAATTCTGATGCTTTGCTTACCTACTTTCCTGAAAGCCTTCACTAAACATAGGGTCAGCATTCCCAggacaaatgaaaagcaaacgacaaaatagaaaacaaattttattgAATGAACAAAAGTCTAAAAGTCTCCCATTTTTGGTTAACAAAAGCAGCAACCTACAAAACCCCTGCATTCCATGACAAATCTTTTTATGTCAAAAAATTAATCCTTGAGCAGGTATGAACATTTGTATGCAGAAAGTTACAACTGTTGAGATGTGTCTGGGCAAACAACTGCATGAATTTCAAacgaggggggcggcggggaagaGACTGCACATGGTCACCTGAAAAAGCTTGAATTGTTTGCTGGCTGAGAGGTATATAATATCATCAGGGCTGCCAGCAGTTTTCGGCACTTGCATCCCCTTCATACAAAatgaaaagagcagcagaaaaatgaCAGAGGTTTTAAGACTGAACAAGGAAAAGAACTGCCAACAGAACGCAGTGTTCAGCTAGCTCATTTGGCTAGTGgtaaatgcagctttttaatgctgaatttcaCAAGCTTGTGTTAAGCAAGTTCGTGCTCTCAAGAGGCTGCGGGGTAAGAATTCAGCCGCTGTACCCACAgaacaaaagcaatgaagaagGTCCGTCCTTGAACTTACCCTGCCACAGGCAATTCCTCTCAGTCTACAAGAGGCATCCAGCTAAGGGAACAAACAGTAACTGAGAGCTGCTTGACAAAATCTGATTATCTGGCTGACAGAAGTCTACTGGGAACTAAATGGAGAGTGTACATTCACTTTGTGAATCTGACAAGGTTTTCTAAcctatgtgggttttttccttttcactgggTATGGGCAGCCTTAATAAAATGGAGTGTTAAAAAGGAAGGCAATGGTTTCTTTTATCCTTATTCCATTTGCAGAATAACCCTTTTTATAAAGTCGTACCATAAGTTTTCATGCTTTTGAATACTAAGTATTTTCAGCGAAGTCTGTTTATTACATTGACTAATTTCAATCTGCTCTCATTTTCACAAATCAGGACATGGTACAATTACTTCAAAAGAAATGACTGATTTTGCTGTCATATTTACTTTTGATTGCAAAAGTACAATAATCTGTGCTTATCTGTCAGCTTATACATCAGATCTCATCCATTGCAACCACATCATCAGACTTATTTAATAATTATGAAGCTCTATCTTATACCATAGTTTCTATTCTTATGTATTCTAGGACTAATAGATCCCTAATATGTCTTGATTAAAACTAACTTTAATGTATCGAGTCTATTATCTAAAGTTAATTTTAATCATTTCCATCATAATCATTATAACTCTGATACCCACTGTTCCTCCTCTCACGAAGATTAGCTTTCTTCCACGTAGATTCCTGATGAAAGCCAGCACTGAAAGATCGACCCAGTCGTCCATGTTGTTTCTTAGAGATATTGTCTTCACTCTCAGATTTGGAAATTCCTTGTCCTTGTGTTTGGCATTGTTTATCCTGTCTAACATTTCCAAATGGAAAATTCCAAGGACCAAATCTTTGCCAGTTAAGTCTCTGAAAGGCAATGATGCAATGAAGATTTCCTCCAACCTAATCAAAGTAAAAAGGTTCTTTGTTAAATGCACACAAGCGCATTTCTAACATACACAGATACTTGAAATAAACATCTTGGAGGGGAAcaaattatttaggaaaaaaaaaaaaaggcaaacaaaaaaacccctacaaaaccATATCCACAAACAAACAACTCACCTCAATCAATTTTGACTGTTTCCCAGATTCAATTACTGCcgcctttctcatctttttaagTTACCCTTTTTATCTTCCATGGGCTAGTATAACTTATCTTCCGCTAATCTTTTTTACCCTCTAGCCACTTTCACACAAATTATCTGTTCTGGTCCCTTCTCACCTTGCTGACAGAGTGTTCCATAGAGGCTCCACATCTGAAATCATCTCTTCAGCCTATTATTTCTCATAGGCTTCCAATCTCCAAATCAAAAATGCATCCCCCACCCACGAGATATAGCCCTACCTATAGGAAAGAAAGCTGTATGTATTGACAGTAAGTCCACACAAGAGACACATGCATTCCTTTATGTGTCATCCTACTCAACTGTACTTTCTTTCCCACTTACATGTAGCTAGAAGGTCATGCACCAAAAGGATCTGTAATTTGTCTGTAGACTATTTCTACACTTGCTGCAGCTACATTTTAAGCCAACAAGGTTAAATGTTGTGACCAAATATCCTGTATACGCAGATATCCTGGTTCATCCTAGCACATGGCACGCTACTGCTGTATTGTATCTTGTCCTGCAAGTAAATATAAATGACTCTGGTATGTAAGTGCCCACATTTGACTTTTGTCTTCAGCAACCCTTCATAACAAATTTCTTTTAGTGAAGTTATCTTACACTGCTGAAGTGTAAGGAAGTTTGTGAAAAATCCACCATGAATTTCCTCCCATCTTAGTAAGTTCATCTTACCTTCTTTGTTTTTCGATGCTGCAATCCTCTCTCTAGGTGTCGAATATCTAGATATTCTGGATTTTGGGTGTTTAGGTCAGTGACAATATCTGCCCACCTACAGAATAAGATTATTACTACTGAGATGACATTTATGAAACCTCACCACCACTAAGACTCATGTACACACGCATGCAAATACAGATCTGCAGCTTTAAGTAGTCTTACCGGTGATTTAAAGATAACAAACGTGTAAAGATATAAAAGCCTCAGTATTAAAGACATCAAGCTAGATATAAAAGCATCACTTTTAATCAAAGCATTCAATGATTATTCCTGCTCACGGGAAACACCTTCCAAAATGAGTTAGAGCGCCATGAGGCATTAGTTGCGTTGCTTATCCTTACCGATTCATCAGTTTGTGAAAGGAAGCAGCAAAGTGTGGTTTAGGCAAGGAGAAACGTTAGCTTTTACTTTATTTAAACCTCTCTTACccttttgtattattttgttcAAACACTTGGCTGTTTTTCTCACCTCCTAAGTCTGTTTTTACCAGACAGCTCTCACCATAACTCACTCCTGCATTCTATTTAAT encodes:
- the ERCC5 gene encoding DNA excision repair protein ERCC-5 isoform X1; translated protein: MGVQGLWKLLECAGRPINPETLEGKILAVDISIWLNQAIKGARDHGGNSIQNAHLLTLFHRLCKLLFFRIRPVFVFDGEAPLLKRQTLAKRRQRKEVAISDSRKTTEKLLKTFLKRQVIKTALTGKSNEALPSITQVRREEIDDMYVLPSLEDEEKNSSEEEDEKEWEARMSQKKMLQEELCENPHSIDIESEDFNKLPPEIKHEILTDMKEFTKRKRTLFEAMPEESSDFSQYQLRGLLKKSNLNRCIENVQKELNQQHSGEIQTQYENEGGFVKEVESSRVVSEDTSHYILIKGIQAKKSTSRDVETTAGPSSKMLEFIKPNKVNESPANAKLVASDKLQTEKDNSVVTAPPSPRTLLAIQAAMVESSSEEELGDEDTGRWNVDQSVTEGGGVSPRTLEAIQQVLSDDDRREEVVTVRTDGVLPERSEVKDFLLSSSDEEDQILEVKEGKKIPTSTIHLSNQVIMQDAEFEQKSQELEKSHVTLKDTSVSKAENYSRIDNTRKGMEYVEKEENGSKTDLNSLGDKDMNLCTQKPSCSPVQTSIGDLIHAETTDLSKKEENLKISENIEEVISQTEENVSEVQKDIRPFLEAKGPEEEREGISQSEDSDSDGSFIEVDTEISNEAEFPTKYDEKLGDETALPEVETDRHAVVTQDLLKESDEVQLANDQNVEREDDGKDAVDEWQDVSLEELEELENDLSAEQNVLQAQKQQQERVAASVTGQMFLESQELLRLFGIPYIEAPMEAEAQCAILDLTDQTSGTITDDSDVWLFGARHVYKNFFSQNKYVEYYQYVDFQNQLGLDRSKLINLAYLLGSDYTEGIPNVGFVTAMEILNEFPGHGLEPLLKFAEWWNEAQKNKKLRPNPHDTKVKKKLRELQLSSGFPNPAVAEAYLKPVVDETRGSFTWGKPDVEQIREFCQDHFGWTRTKIDEILLPVVKQLNLQQTQLRIDSFFRLAQHEKQAIKSQRLRRAVTCLKRKEKEEEADEIREATAVMEIELKQREEKKGEGTAGCANHQAVAMEVQSGKRRKHSDFRKEHIYGGGFIGNLHLSETSSDSSVEESESRDLGKSRKRKNVSAMEATDCKEKKGCSSSSGEDEELGNVAMVTAKPVFEGRKKRSQSKKGRKKKKP
- the ERCC5 gene encoding DNA excision repair protein ERCC-5 isoform X2 — encoded protein: MSQKKMLQEELCENPHSIDIESEDFNKLPPEIKHEILTDMKEFTKRKRTLFEAMPEESSDFSQYQLRGLLKKSNLNRCIENVQKELNQQHSGEIQTQYENEGGFVKEVESSRVVSEDTSHYILIKGIQAKKSTSRDVETTAGPSSKMLEFIKPNKVNESPANAKLVASDKLQTEKDNSVVTAPPSPRTLLAIQAAMVESSSEEELGDEDTGRWNVDQSVTEGGGVSPRTLEAIQQVLSDDDRREEVVTVRTDGVLPERSEVKDFLLSSSDEEDQILEVKEGKKIPTSTIHLSNQVIMQDAEFEQKSQELEKSHVTLKDTSVSKAENYSRIDNTRKGMEYVEKEENGSKTDLNSLGDKDMNLCTQKPSCSPVQTSIGDLIHAETTDLSKKEENLKISENIEEVISQTEENVSEVQKDIRPFLEAKGPEEEREGISQSEDSDSDGSFIEVDTEISNEAEFPTKYDEKLGDETALPEVETDRHAVVTQDLLKESDEVQLANDQNVEREDDGKDAVDEWQDVSLEELEELENDLSAEQNVLQAQKQQQERVAASVTGQMFLESQELLRLFGIPYIEAPMEAEAQCAILDLTDQTSGTITDDSDVWLFGARHVYKNFFSQNKYVEYYQYVDFQNQLGLDRSKLINLAYLLGSDYTEGIPNVGFVTAMEILNEFPGHGLEPLLKFAEWWNEAQKNKKLRPNPHDTKVKKKLRELQLSSGFPNPAVAEAYLKPVVDETRGSFTWGKPDVEQIREFCQDHFGWTRTKIDEILLPVVKQLNLQQTQLRIDSFFRLAQHEKQAIKSQRLRRAVTCLKRKEKEEEADEIREATAVMEIELKQREEKKGEGTAGCANHQAVAMEVQSGKRRKHSDFRKEHIYGGGFIGNLHLSETSSDSSVEESESRDLGKSRKRKNVSAMEATDCKEKKGCSSSSGEDEELGNVAMVTAKPVFEGRKKRSQSKKGRKKKKP